A region of Necator americanus strain Aroian chromosome I, whole genome shotgun sequence DNA encodes the following proteins:
- a CDS encoding hypothetical protein (NECATOR_CHRI.G490.T1), translated as MDASSPNDTWPFGDKVMTDVFIASPSLPVPCNLPVEKRQSGAAIILLKNDTAIQMRGTGWLARSVGHV; from the exons ATGGATGCTTCATCACCGAATGACACATGGCCGTTCGGTGATAAAGTTATGACTG ATGTATTCATAGCTTCGCCGTCTCTCCCCGTCCCATGTAATCTACCGGTAGAGAAGCGGCAAAGCGGAGCCGCAAtcattcttctgaaaaatgacACGGCAATTCAAATGCGTGGAACTGGTTGGTTGGCTCGCTCTGTCGGCCACGTCTGA